From Vulpes vulpes isolate BD-2025 chromosome 7, VulVul3, whole genome shotgun sequence, one genomic window encodes:
- the YKT6 gene encoding synaptobrevin homolog YKT6 isoform X2, protein MTFTSQLIVERSAKGSRASVKEQEYLCHVYVRNDSLAGVVIADSEYPSRVAFTLLEKVLDEFSKQVDRIEWPVGSPASIHYTALDGHLSRYQNPREADPMTKVQAELDETKIILHNTMESLLERGEKLDDLVSKSEVLGTQSKAFYKTARKQNSCCAIM, encoded by the exons ATGACCTTCACGAGTCAGCTGATTGTGGAGCGCTCAGCGAAAGGCAGCAGAGCTTCTGTCAAAGAACAAG AATACCTGTGCCACGTCTACGTGCGAAACGACAGTCTGGCAGGAGTGGTCATTGCTGACAGCGAATATCCATCCCGGGTGGCCTTTACCTTGCTGGAGAAG GTTCTAGACGAATTCTCCAAGCAGGTGGACAGGATAGAGTGGCCTGTCGGGTCCCCTGCCAGCATCCACTACACCGCCCTAGATGGCCACCTGAGTCGATACCAG AACCCCCGAGAAGCTGACCCCATGACTAAAGTGCAGGCTGAGCTGGACGAGACCAAAATCATTCtg CACAACACCATGGAGTCTTTGCTGGAGCGAGGGGAGAAGCTAGATGACCTGGTGTCCAAATCCGAAGTGCTGGGAACACAGTCTAAAGCCTTCTATAAGACA GCCCGGAAACAGAACTCGTGCTGTGCCATCATGTGA